A window of the Helianthus annuus cultivar XRQ/B chromosome 4, HanXRQr2.0-SUNRISE, whole genome shotgun sequence genome harbors these coding sequences:
- the LOC110938091 gene encoding zinc finger protein CONSTANS-LIKE 9 yields the protein MGYHCDHCGEARSMVYCRSDAAYLCLSCDRIVHSANALSQRHSRTLVCDRCNSQPALVRCIEEKVSLCQNCDWVGHNGSTKHSKQTLRCYSGCPSAVELSSIWSFMSDSDSGFVNGSTCAQKMGSMSITDTSQGPSRSNNNNNQDLLANGLQQNVDQQTRPVNSSPSKISHSGTKDLEPLLDHDDDGFYADFSMDEVDLSIENYEELFGVGHNDPKQLFAKDGIDSLFGGAESSYVGKETSNPACSNAASADSLRSCKTEPNPCSYARQHSNISFSSLTGESSAGEYHLDCDASSMLLMGDPPRCNPGAGPDQTTTPSGSRSDAVLRYKEKKKMRKFEKRVRYATRKERADVRKRVKGRFVKAGDAYDYDPLIQTRSF from the exons ATGGGTTACCATTGTGATCATTGTGGGGAAGCAAGATCAATGGTGTATTGTCGATCAGACGCGGCCTACTTATGTTTATCGTGTGATCGTATTGTTCATTCCGCAAACGCATTATCGCAACGCCATTCACGAACACTTGTATGCGACAGATGTAATTCGCAACCCGCATTGGTTAGATGTATAGAGGAAAAAGTTTCACTTTGTCAAAATTGTGATTGGGTCGGTCATAACGGGTCAACAAAACACAGTAAACAGACGTTAAGATGTTACTCGGGTTGCCCTTCAGCTGTAGAACTTTCTTCAATTTGGTCGTTTATGTCCGATTCAGATTCGGGTTTTGTTAACGGGTCTACTTGTGCGCAAAAAATGGGTTCGATGAGCATTACCGATACTAGCCAAGGACCTTCTAGAAgcaataataataacaatcaaGATTTACTTGCAAATGGTTTGCAGCAAAATGTAGATCAACAAACTCGACCCGTAAATTCTTCTCCGTCTAAG ATATCGCATTCGGGTACAAAAGATCTTGAACCGTTACTTGATCATGATGATGATGGGTTCTATGCGGACTTTAGTATGGATGAAGTTGACTTGAGCATTGAGAATTACGAAGAGCTCTTTGGCGTAGGCCATAACGATCCCAAACAGCTTTTTGCAAAAGACGGGATTGATAGTTTGTTTGGGGGTGCCGAATCTTCATATGTTGGCAAG GAAACTTCGAATCCCGCATGCAGTAATGCAGCATCAGCTGACTCATTAAGGAGCTGTAAAACCGAACCGAATCCTTGTAGTTACGCAAGGCAACACTCGAATATCTCATTTTCAAGTCTTACAGGAGAAAGCAGTGCTGGTGAGTATCATCTAGACTGTGATGCTTCTTCAATGCTTCTCATGGGCGACCCACCACGGTGCAACCCGGGCGCGGGTCCTGATCAAACCACCACCCCTTCTGGTAGCAGAAGTGACGCTGTCCTCCGTTACAAGGAAAAAAAGAAAATGCGAAA ATTTGAGAAGAGAGTAAGATATGCTACACGAAAGGAGCGCGCTGATGTAAGAAAGCGTGTCAAAGGGCGGTTTGTGAAGGCGGGTGATGCTTATGATTATGACCCGTTGATACAAACGCGAAGCTTTTAA